TAGGGGCATTTGACAATCTGGGCGACTTTTCTGGTATGTCTTACACTGCTTCTGAATTTGAACGGCTTCCAGCGGTGCAACAAAATCTAGCATTGCGACGGATGACACTTTTTTCCAGGTATTTCTTCAACTGTTCTCTTTACTGATAGTGTATTTAGGAACAAGgaacataaattttaattatcatgCGTATTTCTGTTTCTTCTCTAAAGTTTATAATCGTTTATTAGAAACCATAGTTTTCTGCATGTAGGGTTGAACCGTCCCACAAAAGGATGCTTGTTGAAGCCCTACAGAACCAAAATGAAGTGGTAACACTCCCCTATCCACTATGTTATCATTTATTACACTTCTTCCTTTTTGTCTGCGTACATATTCACATTTTCCATTAGTGGCTTTGTTTAgactttcaattttttattttgttaagatTTGTACTTATCAGAGAAAAACTTCTTGCTTCTAACCGTTGAACACATGAACCTTGTTCTCCTAGGTGGCAATGACTGGTGATGGCGTAAACGATGCTCCTGCATTAAAGAAAGCTGATATTGGGATTGCCATGGGTTCTGGAACAGCTGTAGCAAAGGTATTTACCTTGTGTTCGTTTTCGATACACATCGTGTGATTTGTACTCGAAAAACTTGTTATATCTTGTCGATGTCCTTTTATTTTGATCTATTCCTCTCGTCCAGACACGGTAATCCTTTGACATGGGAATCTTGTCTTCTAACTGCGAGATTCTTTCACTGTCTTCCAAAAGGGAATATATAGTTGAAGTCTTTCCGGGTTTTGCTGTTGCCATAGTACTATAATAGTGGTGCAATACAAATATACAATGTGACTGCCATAAAAAACTTCCTCTGAGTTCGCAGAATAGTAATACTACTAGTACTGTACTCTTCATTCCTTTAATAAACTGGCTTGCCAAGAGTCCATATCTTTAGCGTTTAACCTATATTTCTCTAACTGTTTCTGCATTTCAGAGTGCTTCAGATATGGTTTTGGCTGATGATAATTTTGCTTCGATAGTTGCGGTATGTTTGTTTTCTTCCATATACACTTCGCATAACTGGTTCAACGTGGTTTTCAAGGCTACAAATCACACTGCAGATCTTCGTTAGTGCAACTCCTAAACATTTTCTCTTCGTGACAGGCTGTTGCGGAAGGAAGAGCTATATATAATAACACTAAGCAATTCATTAGATACATGATCTCTTCAAATATCGGAGAAGTAGTGTGTATATTTGTAGCAGCTGTACTGGGAATCCCTGATACCTTGGCGCCTGTGAGTTTGTTTTAGCCTGGAAGTAAACTGTGTCTTCTCAATGGAAATTACAGTCCAGTTGCACCAATTGACAGTCTTATctgcaaaattttatttaaaacttgTCTAAATCGATGATTGTTATGGTAAAACTTTGTAGGTTCAACTTTTGTGGGTCAATTTGGTAACGGATGGATTGCCTGCCACTGCCATTGGCTTCAATAAACAAGATTCCGATGTTATGAAGGCAAAACCCCGAAAGGTAGGAGCTGTGTAACACCTTGTAGAGTAATTTGAAAATAGTTGCTCTCGCATGATTTGTGGGCCCTTCCAAACTTTATGGGTTTCATTGATGACATTAACTTGCAGTAGGGACTTAGGACTTTTTGGTTTGATTGTTGTTAAAATTCCAGGTTGGTGAAGCAGTGGTTACTGGGTGGTTATTCTTCCGCTATCTGGTTATCGgaggtaaaataaaaatgatggtTCTGTGACTTATCTTAATCATTATGCGACACTAGCTTGGGATCTTTGTGGCCAAGTACTGAAAGGTCACTTTGTGCCTTCAAACATCTTTCCAACAAAAGGCTTATCTGCTTGACTGGTTATTCTTTTGCAGTTTATGTTGGCCTGGCAACTGTTGCTGGCTTTATATGGTGGTTTGTTTACTCCGAAGGTGGTCCGAAACTTACCTACAGTGAACTGGTTAGATTCTTTCTCCAGCTACGTCTTACTGATATTGTTTGTAAATTGTGCGTTCATATGTGTAAACCTTAGCATTTTAAAAGTTATTGCCCAAGTTTCTTACCAAATGATTCATATCCAACGCTGTTATTGCAAATGGAATCTTCTTTCAGTATCTTCATTTGAATATGGAACAATCTCATTTCAGATGAACTTCGAAACTTGCGCACTCAGAGAGACAAGTTATCCCTGCAGCATATTTGAGGATCGGCATCCGTCGACCGTGGCTATGACAGTACTTGTTGTTGTAGAGATGTTTAATGCGCTAAATAACCTCAGTGAAAATCAGTCCCTTCTGTGAGTATACCTTTCTTTCGTTCTTTCCTTGTTAACAGCTGATTCGCTACCTTAGTAAAGATTGTATGTGATTGCAGGGTTATAACCCCAAGGAGTAATCTATGGCTTGTTGGTTCAATAATCCTAACGATGGTTCTGCACATGCTAATACTATATGTTCATCCACTGGCAGTCTTGTTTTCTGTAAGTTTCGTCTCTTCCACAAACCTTGTAATGGTAATCGCATACCCGTTTCTTGTTTTAAATCCCTCTCATATTTATCGCTATATATAGGTTACGCCGTTGTCCTGGGGCGAATGGACCGCCGTTCTGTATCTTTCGTTTCCAGTAAGTATTCTCTTCTTGATAGTCTACTAACCCTCACAGTGGAACCTTACATTGCTATAGACCACCTTGATAGTCTCATCAAGTAATAGCATGACAGTAGGCTGATCATTCAGATATGAGATGagatttatgaaataaaatttaattccCTTGAAATGATTAGTTAATTTGAATACTGCAGGTTATCATCATCGATGAGGTTCTGAAGTTCCTCTCTAGAAATACCGGTAATGTTTCAGCTGTTTTTAAAACCACCTATCATTTCAACTGAACTAAAAGCTAATAAAGAGGCCTTGAATCGATGTGTTCTTCTGTCTGTGTTTGTTAATGTAGGCTTGAGGTTCAGGTTCAGATTGAGGAAGACGGATTTACTCCCCAAGGACCGGCGTGACAAGTAGGGTTGAGAAAACAAAACATTGCTTTTTTGGTGATACACAGAGTTTTGACTCTCAAGATACACACCGacacagagagaaagagaatctTAACAGATTTTGTAATGCAAATCCTGAAGGTCCAATACCATTGAACTTTTTccgattttgtttttgttgtaaCCAGTTTCACTGTATTCTTACATCAAAACAACATTAGTTTACTACTGCTCTTTGTGTCATGCTCTGCTTCATTTCGGGTCTCTATTAGCATTCCAACATTCACAACTGAAGCTCTCGAGTTTGAATTCAGGAGTTATATTTTGAGTGGTTCACAATAAGGTAGGGTTGGTTCAAAGATCATGTCACAGAAAAGTGtcggttttgataaaaaaaaagtgtcgGTCTCTCTTAATTGTTATTCcatccgtttcatattataaatagttttagcaaaaaaaaattgtttcacaatgtaattagttttaatatttcaaggcaattttatatttattgaatagTGTGTGACCAATTAAATAAtgttagttattttattattggttgaaataatacattaaatgatattttttaacaaatgattatttttcttaatattagtgattttaactaaaactatttacaatttGGAAATGAGGGAGAGGGAGtattaagaaagaaaaacgAAGACGAGAGATATTTTGATCAGGTACTTGGTATCTATCAATCTTCGGACAAAAACGTAGGTAACTATAACTTTCTAGCAGTGAGCAGCCCCCTTTACTATAGCATATAGTACAATATTTGATTAGGCAAAGTTTAGTTGTCAGTGTGGTGGTGACTGgggacaaaacaaaaataagataataatcaAAACACGAAAGAAAAGTTTACAAAATTCGATTCCGTGAATTAGTGGCAAACACAACGCTTTCCTTGCTTTTTAATATAGTCATcatatcaaaaaataattaaacaaataaacttTATCAGTCACATGATAAAGCCCGAAAATTGACATAGATATAGCAAAACAAAATGGTTTAAATTCGCTTAAAATTCTTTTCGACCATCAATAAGTTATATGTTCATGAGGTTAACTATCTTAAGGTATGAGAATTGTATGTTTCAACACATTTATTCaccaaatattattattttcttgatgTGTGTGATCAAGTCATAATTATGTTAAGAAAATTAGTATAGCTAACACCCCTGTTCAATTAATGCAAATCCAAtgcatgttttcttttctttttcccaaaaaattataaaatacaaattaaaaattacttcaaaacttaacataaaaaatgcaaaatcattGAAACACACAGAAGGTCGTATATACACGTACTGAACTTCAAATATCAACCAAACTTGGGTTTGAATCGAGAGTAGTTTATCGAATTCTATCATtatttctttgaaaaaatatcaaaaatcaatCCACAAAGTACTACtattaaaaagagagagagagaaacaaaaactaaaacttaGGGCTACCAGTAACAGCATATGATTTGCTACGAGGATACAAAAGCTCAGAGACTTTCTTAGTCGTCTTCGGTTTCACAGATCCttcctctccttcttcatcttcatctatCCTCGCCATCCCTACGCTCGTGCTCTTCGGCAACCCTCcatacttcatcttcttctgcaTCTCCTGCTGCAGCTTCTCTTGTTTCACCTTCTCATGTATAAACATGTCTATCTCATTCTTGTGTCCTAAACTCCTAACCGACGCTGCTCTCACTAGCTCGCTGTAGTCGTCATCAATCCCAAAATCAGTTGTTCTGCGTGTAGATGCGGATGAGGAGAAGGCGGCAGAGGATGAGCTCTTGCTTCTAGGAAAAGCAGTGGAGacggaagaggaggaggagggataCTGACTCCGAGAAGCACAACCGGTGATGCTTCTCACGTAAGCTTTGCCTAAAGCTCTGAAAGGTGTTGAGATGATCCTCAAGAACTTGTTCTGGCTTTGTCCTCCGTTTCTCATGCTCTGTTTTGGAgaatggttttgttttgtttgtttgaaatGATGGGTTTGGTTTTTGGAGTATGATGTGGTTTTAAGGGTTTTTAAAtggtgatttgatttttataataataatgtttAAAGAGATATGTTAAAGAAGAAATAATTGAGAGAATCAAACGTGACTTTATAAGGATTTGTTAATAATAGGTTCTTGGAAAATAATTGCGGAAAGAGTGTGGAAGAGAGCAATCACACGTTCCCGTTGATAGTAATCATTAACATATTTTCGGTGATATACATATTGAAATATAGTGCCTAGTTCTCAATTTT
The Raphanus sativus cultivar WK10039 chromosome 1, ASM80110v3, whole genome shotgun sequence DNA segment above includes these coding regions:
- the LOC108830600 gene encoding uncharacterized protein LOC108830600; amino-acid sequence: MRNGGQSQNKFLRIISTPFRALGKAYVRSITGCASRSQYPSSSSSVSTAFPRSKSSSSAAFSSSASTRRTTDFGIDDDYSELVRAASVRSLGHKNEIDMFIHEKVKQEKLQQEMQKKMKYGGLPKSTSVGMARIDEDEEGEEGSVKPKTTKKVSELLYPRSKSYAVTGSPKF